The Molothrus ater isolate BHLD 08-10-18 breed brown headed cowbird chromosome 18, BPBGC_Mater_1.1, whole genome shotgun sequence genome window below encodes:
- the GOLGA3 gene encoding golgin subfamily A member 3 isoform X1 → MDSSSVQQDVHLESRSGNGAPSSSEELSDCKAKSQLLTTDEINTTSNNINEVPNEEGSLEINSKVDACQNGPESLCLDSPGSFDPTSSEQGEESSPGVTGFHDSLRKSQGTSAEGIALRKEALQSLKLSLPMQETELCSVESSLPLENEEQIRLQARRRLEEQLKQYRVKRHQERSSQSTSKTRPSSTLDPELMLNPEILPRASTVAMTKEYSFLRTSVPRGPKLGSLGLPASSKERRSSKSKASKIRSLADYRTEDSDARNATGNSVAPDLPGGALTQSRSGPTSVVSEISLPSDVDDRVENSSLAGDSISEIDGSEVGMRLDGNESDSSTYSSVSGKGLYSTLQNAEGKQDTPYTINGQKIHPEAMGQFPSLSEVLQAAAVEHQAQEQEVNGEVRSRRDSISSSVSMESSIAGTHDEMLQVMKEKMRLEGQLEALSLEANQALKEKTELQAQLAALNMKLQAQMEHSQNSQQKQESLSSEVATLKQSCWDLERAMADLQNALEAKNASLASSNNDLQLAEEQYQRLLQKVEDMQKNVLTRDSTVHDLRQQLASLQTQLQKVQLERTTLTNKLKASETEITSLQNVRQWYQQQLVLAQEARVRLQSEMANIQAGQMTQAGMLEHLKLENVALSQQLTETQHRSIKEKERIAAQLQNIEADMLDQEAAFMQIQEAKSMVEEDLQRKLEEFEDEKEQLQKMADSAATLEQELEQVKLTLHQRDLQLESLQQEHLDLMKQLTLTQETLHTKEQSLDDLQTQYDELKARLEELQSDAASKDDTIQYLQNEKIVLEVALQAAKASKEQLDEGATRLGEGTEVTSEILEQLKQEMAIKSSQVENLQQENASLKKQLQKVKEQFLKEKVMVEAYRRDASSKDQLISELKATKKRLDSELKEIKKELLKIQIEKQSLESEHSKLQKEVSQVHQQMVELENHLQSVQKERDDMETRLQSLQFDKEQMESLAEANQALKQQVEQMQEEAKKAITEQKQKMKRLGSDLTSAQKEMKAKHKAYENAVSILSRRLQESLTAKESAEAELSKLKAQITDGGNDQIAQEKIQALKTELRALSSSKLMLEKELQEVISLTSQELEEYREKVLELEDELQESRGFRKKIKRLEEMNKKLALELEHERGKLTGLSQSNAALREHNNILETALAKREADLVQLNLQVQAVLKRKEEEDQQMQQLIQALQASLEKEKLKVKDLQKQEAAAKADAAHNRRHHRAAMLELSEIKKELHAKELLVQALQAEVDKLQVEDEKHSQEVSQFQQELAEATSQLQVLQKNLDDKLSEQPLVSQEVEDLKWEVERKEREIETLKQQLDMTEQRSHKELEGIQVVLQNIKTELEMVREDLSATQKDKFMLQAKVTELKNSMKSLLQQNQQLKLDLKHGKMKKRKELKGENNSSNPVTPVKIPDCPVPAALLEELLKPTAVSKEPLKNLNSCLRQLKQEMDSLQRQMEEHTITVHESMSSWTQIEGKLMDLTSTSPTSASDQQETPTADEKKENCSVSDKEALTL, encoded by the exons ATGGACTCCTCATCTGTCCAGCAGGATGTTCACTTGGAGAGCAGAAGTGGTAatggggctcccagcagctctgaagaaCTTTCAGATTGTAAAGCCAAGTCACAGCTACTTACGACAGATGAAATTAACA CTACCAGTAATAACATCAATGAAGTGCCAAATGAAGAGGGAAGTCTGGAGATAAACAGCAAAGTGGATGCCTGCCAGAATGGGCCAGAGTCGCTCTGCCTTGACTCTCCTGGATCTTTTGATCCTACCAGCAGTGAGCAGGGTGAAGAGTCATCCCCAGGTGTGACTGGTTTCCATGACAGCCTAAGGAAGTCTCAGGGAACTAGTGCTGAGGGCATAGCTCTTAGAAAAGAAGCTTTGCAGTCTCTCAAACTAAGTCTTCCCATGCAAGAAACTGAATTGT GCTCTGTAGAGTCTTCACTGccactggaaaatgaagaacaaaTCAGACTTCAGGCAAGAAGGCGTCTGGAAGAGCAGCTCAAACAATACCGAGTGAAGAGACACCAAGAAAGA TCGAGTCAGTCTACATCCAAAACCCGTCCCTCCAGCACCCTGGATCCTGAGCTGATGTTGAATCCAGAAATCCTGCCAAGAGCCAGCACTGTAGCAATGACTAAAGAATATTCCTTTTTGCGGACCAGCGTCCCCAGGGGGCCAAAGCTGGGTAGCCTGGGACTTCCAGCATCctcaaaagaaagaagaagctCAAAATCTAAGGCCAGCAAGATTCGGTCCTTGGCTGACTACAGAACGGAAGATTCAGATGCTCGAAATGCTACTGGGAATTCCGTGGCTCCTGACTTACCTGGGGGGGCTCTGACACAAAGCAGAAGTGGCCCAACATCAGTTGTGTCTGAGATCAGTCTGCCCTCTGACGTGGATGATCGGGTGGAGAATTCCTCCTTGGCAGGAGACAGCATTTCAGAGATTGATGGCAGTGAAGTGGGAATGAGGCTGGATGGAAATGAGAGTGACAGCTCTACCTACAGCAGTGTATCAGGGAAAGGGCTGTATAGCACTTTGCAGAATGCAGAAGGCAAACAGGACACTCCATATACAATAAATGGCCAGAAGATACATCCTGAAGCAATGGGGCAATTTCCTTCCCTTAGTGaggtgctgcaggctgcagcagtggagcACCAGGCCCAAGAGCAAGAAGTTAATGGGGAGGTACGGAGCAGGAGAGACAGTATTTCTAGCAG TGTTTCTATGGAAAGCTCTATCGCAGGAACTCATGACGAGATGCTGCAGGTTATGAAGGAGAAGATGAGACTTGAAGGGCAACTAGAAGCACTCTCACTAGAAGCTAATCAG GCTCTCAAAGAGAAGACTGAGCTACAAGCCCAACTTGCAGCTTTGAACATGAAGCTTCAGGCACAGATGGAGCACAGCCAAAACAGCCAGCAGAAGCAGGAATCCCTGAGCTCAGAAGTGGCCACATTAAAGCAGTCTTGCTGGGATCTGGAACGAGCAATGGCTGACCTGCAAAATGCCTTGGAAGCAAAGAATGCCAGTTTGGCTTCTTCAAACAATGATTTGCAATTAGCAGAGGAGCAGTACCAGAGACTCCTGCAGAAGGTTGAAGATATGCAAAAAAATGTTCTCACCAGAGACAGTACAG ttCATGACCTGCGACAGCAGTTGGCTTCCTTGCAGACCCAGCTTCAGAAGGTGCAGCTGGAACGGACCACACTGACCAACAAGCTGAAGGCATCTGAAACAGAAATCACATCTCTCCAAAATGTGAGGCAGTGgtaccagcagcagctggtccTGGCACAGGAGGCCCGTGTCAGGCTGCAGAGTGAGATGGCCAATATACAG gCTGGGCAAATGACTCAAGCAGGGATGCTGGAACATCTCAAACTAGAGAATGTGGCCCTGTCTCAGCAGCTGACTGAAACCCAGCACAGGTCCATTAAAGAAAAGGAACGTATTGCAGCACAACTACAAAACATTGAG GCTGACATGTTAGATCAGGAAGCTGCCTTCATGCAGATCCAGGAGGCTAAAAGCATGGTGGAAGAAGACTTGCAGAGGAAACTAGAGGAGTTTGAGGATGAGAAAGAACAGCTTCAGAAAATGGCTGATTCTGCAGCAACACTGGAGCAAGAATTGGAACAG GTCAAGTTGACTTTGCATCAGCGAGATCTGCAGCTTGAATCCTTGCAGCAAGAACACCTCGACCTGATGAAGCAGTTGACTCTAACCCAGGAGACACTGCACACCAAAGAGCAGTCCCTGGATGACCTGCAAACACAGTATGATGAACTGAAGGCCAGGCTAGAAGAGCTCCAGAGTGATGCTGCTTCTAAAGATGACACAATCCAGTATTTGCAGAATGAGAAGATTGTGTTGGaggtggctctgcaggcagcaaaaGCAAGTAAAGAGCAACTTGATGAAGGGGCCACACGCCTTGGAGAAGGTACAGAGGTAACATCAGAAATCTTGGAGCAGCTGAAGCAAGAAATGGCAATCAAGTCAAGCCAG GTGGAAAATCTGCAACAAGAAAATGCCAGCCTCAAAAAACAGCTTCAAAAAGTGAAGGAACAGTTCCTGAAGGAGAAG GTCATGGTGGAAGCTTATCGAAGAGATGCCAGCTCCAAGGACCAGCTCATCAGTGAGCTGAAAGCGACAAAGAAGCGCCTGGACTCGGAGCTGAAGGAGATAAaaaaagagctgctgaaaaTCCAAATTGAGAAACAGTCACTCGAATCTGAGCATTCAAAACTGCAGAAGGAAGTATCTCAGGTTCACCAGCAGATGGTGGAACTAGAAAATCACCTCCAGTCAGTGCAGAAAGAACGAGATGATATGGAAACACGCCTGCAG TCTTTGCAGTTCGATAAGGAACAAATGGAATCTCTTGCTGAGGCAAATCAGGCATTAAAACAACAAGTAGAACAAATGcaagaagaagcaaaaaa GGCCATTacagagcagaaacagaaaatgaagcGTCTCGGGTCAGACCTGACCAGTGCTCAGAAAGAgatgaaagcaaaacacaaagcctatGAGAATGCAGTCAGCATTCTCAGTCGGAGGCTGCAGGAATCTCTTACTGCAAAGGAAtctgctgaggcagagctgagcaaacTAAAAGCACAAATTACTGATGGTGGGAATGACCAGATTGCTCAG GAGAAGATCCAAGCTCTGAAGACAGAACTGcgagctctgagcagcagtaAGTTGATGCTGGAAAAAGAGTTGCAAGAAGTGATTTCACTGACCAGCCAGGAGCTTGAAGAATACAGAGAGAAAGTGCTGGAACTTGAAGATGAG CTCCAGGAATCTAGAGGCTTCAGGAAGAAGATAAAACGTTTAGAAGAAATGAATAAGAAGTTGGCCCTCGAACTGGAACATGAACGTGGAAAACTTACAGGTCTCAGCCAGTCCAACGCCGCTTTGCGGGAACACAACAATATCCTCGAAACAGCATTAGCAAAAAGAGAGGCAGACTTGGTACAGCTGAATCTACAG GTTCAGGCAGTCCTAAAGcggaaagaggaagaggatcAGCAAATGCAACAACTTATTCAAGCTTTACAGGCTTCCTTAGAGAAGGAAAAGTTAAAAGTTAAAGACCTTCAGAAGCAG gaagcagcagccaaagcgGATGCAGCCCACAACCGGCGACACCACCGGGCAGCCATGCTGGAGCTCAGTGAGATCAAGAAGGAGCTCCACGCCAAAGAGCTGCTGGTCCAGGCCCTGCAGGCTGAGGTGGACAAGCTGCA GGTAGAGGATGAAAAACATTCCCAGGAGGTATCTCAGTTCCAGCAAGAGCTGGCAGAAGCCACATCTCAGCTCCAAGTTCTGCAGAAAAACCTGGATGACAAACTTAGTGAACAGCCTCTAGTAAGCCAAGAG GTGGAAGACCTGAAGTGGGAAGTAGAAcgaaaagaaagagaaattgaaacacttaagcagcagctggacatgaCTGAACAGCGCAGTCACAAAGAGTTAGAAGGGATACAAGTTGTCCTGCAG AACATCAAGACTGAGTTAGAGATGGTGAGGGAAGACCTGTCAGCAACTCAGAAGGATAAGTTTATGCTGCAGGCTAAAGTGACTGAACTGAAGAACAGCATGAagtcactgctgcagcaaaaccagcagctgaaGTTGGACCTGAAGCATGGCAAGATGAAGAAG aggaaagagctgaaaGGCGAGAATAACTCTTCCAATCCAGTGACTCCAGTCAAGATTCCTGACTGTCCAGTGCCTGCTGCCTTGCTGGAAGAACTGCTGAAACCAACAGCTGTGAGCAAGGAGCCTCTAAAGAACCTGAACAGCTGTCTCCGGCAGCTAAA GCAAGAAATGGACAGCCTTCAGCGGCAGATGGAGGAACACACCATTACAGTACATGAATCAATGTCTTCATGGACTCAGATTGAGGGCAAGTTGATGGACCTTACTTCTACAAGTCCTACAAGTGCATCAGACCAGCAGGAGACTCCTACTgcagatgaaaagaaagagaattgtAGTGTTAGTGACAAGGAAGCTTTGACACTATAA
- the GOLGA3 gene encoding golgin subfamily A member 3 isoform X2, protein MDSSSVQQDVHLESRSGNGAPSSSEELSDCKAKSQLLTTDEINTTSNNINEVPNEEGSLEINSKVDACQNGPESLCLDSPGSFDPTSSEQGEESSPGSVESSLPLENEEQIRLQARRRLEEQLKQYRVKRHQERSSQSTSKTRPSSTLDPELMLNPEILPRASTVAMTKEYSFLRTSVPRGPKLGSLGLPASSKERRSSKSKASKIRSLADYRTEDSDARNATGNSVAPDLPGGALTQSRSGPTSVVSEISLPSDVDDRVENSSLAGDSISEIDGSEVGMRLDGNESDSSTYSSVSGKGLYSTLQNAEGKQDTPYTINGQKIHPEAMGQFPSLSEVLQAAAVEHQAQEQEVNGEVRSRRDSISSSVSMESSIAGTHDEMLQVMKEKMRLEGQLEALSLEANQALKEKTELQAQLAALNMKLQAQMEHSQNSQQKQESLSSEVATLKQSCWDLERAMADLQNALEAKNASLASSNNDLQLAEEQYQRLLQKVEDMQKNVLTRDSTVHDLRQQLASLQTQLQKVQLERTTLTNKLKASETEITSLQNVRQWYQQQLVLAQEARVRLQSEMANIQAGQMTQAGMLEHLKLENVALSQQLTETQHRSIKEKERIAAQLQNIEADMLDQEAAFMQIQEAKSMVEEDLQRKLEEFEDEKEQLQKMADSAATLEQELEQVKLTLHQRDLQLESLQQEHLDLMKQLTLTQETLHTKEQSLDDLQTQYDELKARLEELQSDAASKDDTIQYLQNEKIVLEVALQAAKASKEQLDEGATRLGEGTEVTSEILEQLKQEMAIKSSQVENLQQENASLKKQLQKVKEQFLKEKVMVEAYRRDASSKDQLISELKATKKRLDSELKEIKKELLKIQIEKQSLESEHSKLQKEVSQVHQQMVELENHLQSVQKERDDMETRLQSLQFDKEQMESLAEANQALKQQVEQMQEEAKKAITEQKQKMKRLGSDLTSAQKEMKAKHKAYENAVSILSRRLQESLTAKESAEAELSKLKAQITDGGNDQIAQEKIQALKTELRALSSSKLMLEKELQEVISLTSQELEEYREKVLELEDELQESRGFRKKIKRLEEMNKKLALELEHERGKLTGLSQSNAALREHNNILETALAKREADLVQLNLQVQAVLKRKEEEDQQMQQLIQALQASLEKEKLKVKDLQKQEAAAKADAAHNRRHHRAAMLELSEIKKELHAKELLVQALQAEVDKLQVEDEKHSQEVSQFQQELAEATSQLQVLQKNLDDKLSEQPLVSQEVEDLKWEVERKEREIETLKQQLDMTEQRSHKELEGIQVVLQNIKTELEMVREDLSATQKDKFMLQAKVTELKNSMKSLLQQNQQLKLDLKHGKMKKRKELKGENNSSNPVTPVKIPDCPVPAALLEELLKPTAVSKEPLKNLNSCLRQLKQEMDSLQRQMEEHTITVHESMSSWTQIEGKLMDLTSTSPTSASDQQETPTADEKKENCSVSDKEALTL, encoded by the exons ATGGACTCCTCATCTGTCCAGCAGGATGTTCACTTGGAGAGCAGAAGTGGTAatggggctcccagcagctctgaagaaCTTTCAGATTGTAAAGCCAAGTCACAGCTACTTACGACAGATGAAATTAACA CTACCAGTAATAACATCAATGAAGTGCCAAATGAAGAGGGAAGTCTGGAGATAAACAGCAAAGTGGATGCCTGCCAGAATGGGCCAGAGTCGCTCTGCCTTGACTCTCCTGGATCTTTTGATCCTACCAGCAGTGAGCAGGGTGAAGAGTCATCCCCAG GCTCTGTAGAGTCTTCACTGccactggaaaatgaagaacaaaTCAGACTTCAGGCAAGAAGGCGTCTGGAAGAGCAGCTCAAACAATACCGAGTGAAGAGACACCAAGAAAGA TCGAGTCAGTCTACATCCAAAACCCGTCCCTCCAGCACCCTGGATCCTGAGCTGATGTTGAATCCAGAAATCCTGCCAAGAGCCAGCACTGTAGCAATGACTAAAGAATATTCCTTTTTGCGGACCAGCGTCCCCAGGGGGCCAAAGCTGGGTAGCCTGGGACTTCCAGCATCctcaaaagaaagaagaagctCAAAATCTAAGGCCAGCAAGATTCGGTCCTTGGCTGACTACAGAACGGAAGATTCAGATGCTCGAAATGCTACTGGGAATTCCGTGGCTCCTGACTTACCTGGGGGGGCTCTGACACAAAGCAGAAGTGGCCCAACATCAGTTGTGTCTGAGATCAGTCTGCCCTCTGACGTGGATGATCGGGTGGAGAATTCCTCCTTGGCAGGAGACAGCATTTCAGAGATTGATGGCAGTGAAGTGGGAATGAGGCTGGATGGAAATGAGAGTGACAGCTCTACCTACAGCAGTGTATCAGGGAAAGGGCTGTATAGCACTTTGCAGAATGCAGAAGGCAAACAGGACACTCCATATACAATAAATGGCCAGAAGATACATCCTGAAGCAATGGGGCAATTTCCTTCCCTTAGTGaggtgctgcaggctgcagcagtggagcACCAGGCCCAAGAGCAAGAAGTTAATGGGGAGGTACGGAGCAGGAGAGACAGTATTTCTAGCAG TGTTTCTATGGAAAGCTCTATCGCAGGAACTCATGACGAGATGCTGCAGGTTATGAAGGAGAAGATGAGACTTGAAGGGCAACTAGAAGCACTCTCACTAGAAGCTAATCAG GCTCTCAAAGAGAAGACTGAGCTACAAGCCCAACTTGCAGCTTTGAACATGAAGCTTCAGGCACAGATGGAGCACAGCCAAAACAGCCAGCAGAAGCAGGAATCCCTGAGCTCAGAAGTGGCCACATTAAAGCAGTCTTGCTGGGATCTGGAACGAGCAATGGCTGACCTGCAAAATGCCTTGGAAGCAAAGAATGCCAGTTTGGCTTCTTCAAACAATGATTTGCAATTAGCAGAGGAGCAGTACCAGAGACTCCTGCAGAAGGTTGAAGATATGCAAAAAAATGTTCTCACCAGAGACAGTACAG ttCATGACCTGCGACAGCAGTTGGCTTCCTTGCAGACCCAGCTTCAGAAGGTGCAGCTGGAACGGACCACACTGACCAACAAGCTGAAGGCATCTGAAACAGAAATCACATCTCTCCAAAATGTGAGGCAGTGgtaccagcagcagctggtccTGGCACAGGAGGCCCGTGTCAGGCTGCAGAGTGAGATGGCCAATATACAG gCTGGGCAAATGACTCAAGCAGGGATGCTGGAACATCTCAAACTAGAGAATGTGGCCCTGTCTCAGCAGCTGACTGAAACCCAGCACAGGTCCATTAAAGAAAAGGAACGTATTGCAGCACAACTACAAAACATTGAG GCTGACATGTTAGATCAGGAAGCTGCCTTCATGCAGATCCAGGAGGCTAAAAGCATGGTGGAAGAAGACTTGCAGAGGAAACTAGAGGAGTTTGAGGATGAGAAAGAACAGCTTCAGAAAATGGCTGATTCTGCAGCAACACTGGAGCAAGAATTGGAACAG GTCAAGTTGACTTTGCATCAGCGAGATCTGCAGCTTGAATCCTTGCAGCAAGAACACCTCGACCTGATGAAGCAGTTGACTCTAACCCAGGAGACACTGCACACCAAAGAGCAGTCCCTGGATGACCTGCAAACACAGTATGATGAACTGAAGGCCAGGCTAGAAGAGCTCCAGAGTGATGCTGCTTCTAAAGATGACACAATCCAGTATTTGCAGAATGAGAAGATTGTGTTGGaggtggctctgcaggcagcaaaaGCAAGTAAAGAGCAACTTGATGAAGGGGCCACACGCCTTGGAGAAGGTACAGAGGTAACATCAGAAATCTTGGAGCAGCTGAAGCAAGAAATGGCAATCAAGTCAAGCCAG GTGGAAAATCTGCAACAAGAAAATGCCAGCCTCAAAAAACAGCTTCAAAAAGTGAAGGAACAGTTCCTGAAGGAGAAG GTCATGGTGGAAGCTTATCGAAGAGATGCCAGCTCCAAGGACCAGCTCATCAGTGAGCTGAAAGCGACAAAGAAGCGCCTGGACTCGGAGCTGAAGGAGATAAaaaaagagctgctgaaaaTCCAAATTGAGAAACAGTCACTCGAATCTGAGCATTCAAAACTGCAGAAGGAAGTATCTCAGGTTCACCAGCAGATGGTGGAACTAGAAAATCACCTCCAGTCAGTGCAGAAAGAACGAGATGATATGGAAACACGCCTGCAG TCTTTGCAGTTCGATAAGGAACAAATGGAATCTCTTGCTGAGGCAAATCAGGCATTAAAACAACAAGTAGAACAAATGcaagaagaagcaaaaaa GGCCATTacagagcagaaacagaaaatgaagcGTCTCGGGTCAGACCTGACCAGTGCTCAGAAAGAgatgaaagcaaaacacaaagcctatGAGAATGCAGTCAGCATTCTCAGTCGGAGGCTGCAGGAATCTCTTACTGCAAAGGAAtctgctgaggcagagctgagcaaacTAAAAGCACAAATTACTGATGGTGGGAATGACCAGATTGCTCAG GAGAAGATCCAAGCTCTGAAGACAGAACTGcgagctctgagcagcagtaAGTTGATGCTGGAAAAAGAGTTGCAAGAAGTGATTTCACTGACCAGCCAGGAGCTTGAAGAATACAGAGAGAAAGTGCTGGAACTTGAAGATGAG CTCCAGGAATCTAGAGGCTTCAGGAAGAAGATAAAACGTTTAGAAGAAATGAATAAGAAGTTGGCCCTCGAACTGGAACATGAACGTGGAAAACTTACAGGTCTCAGCCAGTCCAACGCCGCTTTGCGGGAACACAACAATATCCTCGAAACAGCATTAGCAAAAAGAGAGGCAGACTTGGTACAGCTGAATCTACAG GTTCAGGCAGTCCTAAAGcggaaagaggaagaggatcAGCAAATGCAACAACTTATTCAAGCTTTACAGGCTTCCTTAGAGAAGGAAAAGTTAAAAGTTAAAGACCTTCAGAAGCAG gaagcagcagccaaagcgGATGCAGCCCACAACCGGCGACACCACCGGGCAGCCATGCTGGAGCTCAGTGAGATCAAGAAGGAGCTCCACGCCAAAGAGCTGCTGGTCCAGGCCCTGCAGGCTGAGGTGGACAAGCTGCA GGTAGAGGATGAAAAACATTCCCAGGAGGTATCTCAGTTCCAGCAAGAGCTGGCAGAAGCCACATCTCAGCTCCAAGTTCTGCAGAAAAACCTGGATGACAAACTTAGTGAACAGCCTCTAGTAAGCCAAGAG GTGGAAGACCTGAAGTGGGAAGTAGAAcgaaaagaaagagaaattgaaacacttaagcagcagctggacatgaCTGAACAGCGCAGTCACAAAGAGTTAGAAGGGATACAAGTTGTCCTGCAG AACATCAAGACTGAGTTAGAGATGGTGAGGGAAGACCTGTCAGCAACTCAGAAGGATAAGTTTATGCTGCAGGCTAAAGTGACTGAACTGAAGAACAGCATGAagtcactgctgcagcaaaaccagcagctgaaGTTGGACCTGAAGCATGGCAAGATGAAGAAG aggaaagagctgaaaGGCGAGAATAACTCTTCCAATCCAGTGACTCCAGTCAAGATTCCTGACTGTCCAGTGCCTGCTGCCTTGCTGGAAGAACTGCTGAAACCAACAGCTGTGAGCAAGGAGCCTCTAAAGAACCTGAACAGCTGTCTCCGGCAGCTAAA GCAAGAAATGGACAGCCTTCAGCGGCAGATGGAGGAACACACCATTACAGTACATGAATCAATGTCTTCATGGACTCAGATTGAGGGCAAGTTGATGGACCTTACTTCTACAAGTCCTACAAGTGCATCAGACCAGCAGGAGACTCCTACTgcagatgaaaagaaagagaattgtAGTGTTAGTGACAAGGAAGCTTTGACACTATAA